In Halalkalicoccus subterraneus, one DNA window encodes the following:
- the pdxA gene encoding 4-hydroxythreonine-4-phosphate dehydrogenase PdxA encodes MSKPTIGITMGDPAGIGPEIVVKGYCELRETADVLVIGDAGVVESACGICGSDLGVERIGSPTEASFERERIPVLDLDNVADLERGIVHEAYGTASLEYIERAISLAQSGAIDAMVTAPINKQSTELAGSEYAGHTGMLADYTGTENYSMMLIEGDLRVTHVSTHVPLREACDLVSEQSVLDTIRVTDEALRELGVEEPTVAVAGLNPHASDGGLLGEEDSEEIEPAVERAREEGIDAFGPESPDTVYIQAARGAADCVVSMYHDQGHIPIKMLGFAEGGAVSGVNVTIGLPIIRTSVDHGTAFDIAGEGVASEQSLLQAVEVASEMARARDGASLEAGDAA; translated from the coding sequence ATGAGTAAGCCCACGATCGGAATCACGATGGGTGACCCGGCCGGGATCGGCCCGGAGATCGTCGTCAAGGGATATTGCGAGCTTCGGGAGACCGCTGACGTGCTGGTGATCGGCGACGCCGGGGTCGTCGAGAGCGCCTGCGGGATCTGTGGGTCGGACCTCGGCGTCGAGCGGATCGGTTCGCCCACCGAGGCGTCGTTCGAGCGCGAGCGAATCCCTGTGCTCGATCTGGACAACGTCGCCGACTTGGAGCGCGGCATCGTCCACGAGGCGTACGGAACGGCGAGTCTGGAGTATATCGAGCGAGCGATTTCGCTCGCTCAGTCCGGCGCAATCGACGCGATGGTGACCGCCCCGATCAACAAGCAGTCGACTGAACTCGCGGGCAGCGAGTATGCGGGCCACACGGGGATGCTTGCCGACTACACGGGTACGGAAAACTACTCGATGATGCTGATCGAGGGCGATCTCCGGGTCACGCATGTCAGCACCCACGTCCCACTGCGAGAGGCCTGCGACCTCGTGAGCGAACAGTCGGTGCTCGACACCATCCGGGTGACCGACGAGGCGCTCCGTGAACTGGGCGTCGAGGAGCCGACGGTTGCGGTCGCAGGACTGAACCCCCACGCGAGTGATGGAGGGCTGCTCGGCGAGGAAGACAGTGAAGAGATCGAGCCCGCCGTCGAGAGAGCTCGTGAAGAAGGGATCGACGCCTTCGGGCCCGAATCCCCGGATACGGTTTATATACAGGCCGCTCGCGGCGCGGCGGACTGCGTCGTCTCGATGTATCACGATCAGGGCCACATTCCCATCAAGATGCTCGGCTTCGCGGAGGGCGGGGCGGTCTCGGGGGTCAACGTCACGATCGGCCTGCCGATCATTCGTACCAGTGTCGACCACGGTACCGCATTCGACATCGCGGGCGAAGGGGTCGCCAGCGAGCAGAGCCTGCTTCAGGCCGTCGAGGTCGCGAGCGAGATGGCGCGGGCTCGAGACGGGGCAAGCCTCGAAGCGGGTGACGCAGCGTGA
- the trkA gene encoding Trk system potassium transporter TrkA encodes MDILIVGAGDVGSNLARDLADTHEITVIDRNPDLVDTLTAQLDITGITADGRSLVTLKEAGLENADIVIASTDNDATNVMVCTTANRIGSIRTIARVKDAGLFQVWQSSDGGFGVDAMLCVDLLAAQDLVQTLTVPGARSTGVLADGMAEVAEFHIGEDTPITDRTVADGDTYPSLTFAAIIRDERILPAEKESVIRAEDSLVVIGSPTAVSRLANDIAAQPVPQSDDTVIVAGGGTIGYQIARLFEQRGLDTRLVEHDPERISWLEDRLKNTSVIEADVTDVEAFGRKQLPNTDLLVGATDDDTNYLLAQLAQELGTARTAAIVDDSQVLDIFEEGGIEVAVHPENIVTEEILQSVYHQRTESVSILNHGAAEVLDIVVDEQSILAGDSPNDIAQHLPESFTIGAIIRGETLRTPRAGTIIETGDRVIAFVATNRMDEVTEKI; translated from the coding sequence ATGGATATCCTCATCGTCGGAGCAGGCGACGTGGGATCGAACCTCGCTCGTGATCTCGCTGACACGCACGAGATCACGGTCATCGATCGAAACCCCGATCTGGTCGATACGCTCACCGCACAGCTCGATATAACGGGCATAACTGCCGACGGCCGATCACTGGTAACGCTCAAAGAGGCCGGGCTGGAGAACGCAGATATCGTCATTGCGAGCACCGATAATGACGCGACCAACGTGATGGTCTGTACTACTGCCAATCGAATCGGCAGTATTCGTACGATCGCTCGGGTCAAGGACGCAGGACTGTTTCAGGTATGGCAATCGTCGGACGGTGGATTCGGTGTCGATGCGATGCTCTGTGTCGACCTGCTCGCTGCACAAGACCTCGTCCAAACCTTGACAGTACCGGGAGCTCGATCCACCGGCGTCCTCGCCGATGGCATGGCGGAGGTCGCCGAATTCCACATTGGAGAGGACACACCGATAACGGATCGGACCGTTGCAGACGGAGACACCTATCCGTCCCTGACCTTCGCCGCCATCATTCGCGATGAGAGGATTCTCCCGGCAGAGAAGGAGAGCGTTATTCGTGCTGAGGACTCACTCGTGGTCATCGGGAGTCCCACGGCAGTGTCCCGACTCGCAAACGACATCGCTGCCCAACCGGTGCCACAGTCGGACGACACCGTTATAGTTGCTGGTGGGGGCACGATCGGCTATCAAATCGCTCGATTGTTCGAACAGCGCGGGTTAGACACGCGACTGGTAGAGCACGATCCCGAACGGATCTCCTGGCTCGAAGATCGGCTCAAGAACACGTCAGTCATCGAAGCCGACGTGACTGACGTCGAAGCGTTCGGCCGCAAACAGCTCCCGAATACTGACCTTCTGGTTGGTGCGACCGACGACGATACGAACTACCTGCTGGCACAGTTGGCACAGGAACTTGGGACGGCCCGGACAGCCGCGATCGTTGATGATTCACAGGTGCTTGATATCTTCGAGGAGGGGGGTATCGAGGTAGCGGTTCACCCGGAAAACATCGTTACAGAAGAGATCCTACAATCGGTCTATCACCAGCGGACGGAGAGTGTGAGTATACTCAACCACGGCGCGGCTGAAGTTCTGGATATCGTCGTAGACGAACAGAGCATCTTAGCCGGGGATTCCCCGAACGATATCGCACAACATCTACCCGAGAGTTTCACCATCGGTGCGATTATTCGAGGGGAGACACTTCGAACACCGCGTGCAGGCACCATCATCGAAACCGGAGACCGAGTGATCGCGTTCGTCGCCACCAACCGGATGGATGAAGTAACGGAGAAGATCTGA
- a CDS encoding (2Fe-2S)-binding protein, with the protein MEIDITLNGTHRTFEAERSESLLDVLRRNGYTGAKRGCDTGNCGFCTVAVDDEPERACIKPVATIDGADVETIESLGTQDDLHPIQAAFVDNAALQCGFCIPGMIMQTRSLLQATPDPTETEIREGLSENLCRCTGYEKIIDAVQDAAGRMNDERTVATDGGDAPCERSGGENE; encoded by the coding sequence ATGGAAATAGACATTACGTTGAATGGGACACACCGAACGTTCGAAGCCGAACGTTCGGAGTCGCTTCTCGACGTCCTCCGACGCAACGGGTATACCGGTGCGAAACGCGGCTGTGATACGGGTAACTGTGGGTTCTGTACCGTAGCCGTCGACGACGAACCCGAACGCGCCTGTATCAAGCCGGTTGCTACCATCGACGGAGCGGACGTCGAAACGATCGAGAGTCTCGGCACCCAGGACGATCTCCACCCCATCCAAGCCGCGTTCGTGGACAACGCCGCCCTCCAGTGTGGGTTCTGTATCCCCGGGATGATCATGCAAACGCGAAGCCTCCTGCAGGCGACCCCCGATCCGACCGAGACCGAGATCCGCGAGGGGCTCTCCGAAAACCTCTGTCGGTGCACCGGCTACGAGAAGATCATCGACGCCGTGCAGGACGCCGCCGGTCGAATGAACGACGAGCGGACCGTCGCCACCGACGGTGGTGACGCGCCCTGTGAGCGGAGCGGAGGTGAGAACGAGTGA
- a CDS encoding M14 family metallopeptidase — protein sequence MQRDFGLLDVTIRGPKEPEVIVIGGVHGDERSGIRAVRRLREADLDLQRGVAFVLANPAAIEADKRYLDSDLNRVFPGDPDGDREERIAAQLCELIEGHTTLSLHATESEPTPFALIHSSRPQEFDLASELPVPYVVDHWGVNEQTITVCGLSVEIELASDDSEETAVTAEHQARAFLKRVDALPGEPSDADPEYFHMSEPVPKPSGTCYELYGENFERVPAGTAYASVDGTDLIADESFWPIMMSTHGYEDLFGYEGHKIGESLTEVKETWLDGD from the coding sequence ATGCAACGTGACTTCGGGCTACTCGACGTGACCATTCGGGGTCCAAAAGAGCCGGAGGTCATAGTTATCGGTGGCGTCCACGGCGACGAACGAAGTGGCATCCGTGCGGTGCGGCGCCTGCGCGAAGCCGATCTCGATCTCCAACGGGGCGTTGCATTCGTACTCGCTAACCCGGCTGCGATCGAAGCCGACAAACGCTACCTCGATTCGGATCTCAATCGCGTCTTTCCCGGTGACCCGGACGGTGATCGAGAAGAACGGATCGCAGCCCAGCTCTGCGAACTCATCGAAGGGCATACAACCCTCTCATTGCACGCGACTGAGTCCGAACCCACGCCGTTTGCGCTCATCCACAGCTCTCGACCCCAGGAGTTCGATCTGGCCTCGGAGCTCCCTGTCCCATATGTCGTTGATCACTGGGGAGTGAATGAGCAGACGATCACCGTGTGTGGTCTTAGCGTCGAGATCGAGCTCGCGTCGGACGATTCCGAGGAAACGGCTGTGACCGCTGAACACCAAGCCCGGGCGTTCCTCAAGCGGGTGGACGCACTTCCGGGCGAGCCCTCTGACGCCGATCCGGAGTATTTCCATATGAGCGAACCCGTTCCGAAACCCTCCGGAACGTGCTACGAGCTATACGGAGAGAACTTCGAGCGTGTTCCTGCGGGAACGGCCTATGCGAGCGTCGATGGGACCGATCTGATCGCCGATGAGTCATTCTGGCCGATAATGATGTCCACGCATGGCTATGAGGATCTCTTCGGCTATGAGGGACACAAGATCGGTGAGTCACTTACAGAAGTAAAAGAAACGTGGCTCGACGGGGACTAG
- a CDS encoding DUF2270 domain-containing protein has translation MVQASISLVKTGSLDRSSAEYGDDYSGVNGVASRAILPCTRASRPGRSRPASGGRRSAGVSDRVLACTAEEAIAHRLRRVYLPLLAVLLAVWLVHITAFDAGAWTASAAVGILPGVVVIAVVGLFYLGAVIAAVRPRTWYARGELRSKDLRE, from the coding sequence ATGGTTCAGGCTTCGATTTCCTTGGTAAAAACGGGTTCCCTCGACAGGTCCTCGGCGGAGTACGGCGACGATTACAGCGGTGTGAACGGTGTGGCGTCGCGAGCGATTCTGCCGTGTACTCGAGCGTCTCGTCCTGGTCGGTCCCGTCCGGCATCAGGAGGACGACGATCCGCAGGCGTTTCCGACCGCGTTCTCGCGTGCACCGCCGAGGAGGCCATTGCACACCGACTTCGACGTGTGTATCTGCCGTTACTCGCGGTATTGCTTGCTGTATGGCTCGTCCATATAACGGCCTTTGATGCGGGAGCATGGACAGCGAGTGCTGCAGTCGGTATTCTCCCTGGTGTAGTAGTCATAGCCGTTGTTGGATTGTTCTATCTTGGTGCAGTTATTGCGGCTGTTCGCCCTCGAACGTGGTATGCGAGAGGTGAACTTCGATCGAAAGATCTCCGTGAGTAA
- a CDS encoding amidohydrolase family protein, giving the protein MTDTLLTNGTIVTQDENRRIITDGAVAITGNRISDVGPADRLEADTSPARTLDIDGRVVIPGLINAHTHVSDILLRGAFTQDRGLYDWLFNVKQPALFEMGPEEHALAARLYCIEALRSGTTTFVENDTALDWTDLEPTRRKLDVYDEMGVRNVYGAGIRDLAPDEGFEQLFEDVTARDPDVPHPGPDALVVETDDALEDTVALIEEFHDPAGRQSVWPAPATLATTTADALRGAYRLAERYDVMTTTHVAEAKAEVRERGALSSIEYLRNIGCLGDRALLGHCVQTDARDVRLLARSGTAVVHNYRANMRLATGFAPVVSMLDKGVLTAIGTDNSILNDTVNPLSDAGGVATAHKGFHRDPGVVPAQRAFDMVTRDAATAIGRADTLGSIESGKQADIAVLDLDEPHLTPSPDPVHALVYGTRGSEVETVLCAGTVVMEDREITGIDGELPAVLAAATAAAEDLVGRANIA; this is encoded by the coding sequence ATGACCGATACGCTACTAACCAACGGGACGATCGTCACGCAGGACGAGAACAGACGGATCATTACCGACGGCGCGGTTGCGATCACCGGCAACCGGATCTCCGACGTCGGTCCGGCCGATCGACTCGAGGCCGACACGTCGCCGGCTCGAACGCTCGACATCGATGGCCGAGTCGTGATACCGGGGCTGATCAACGCGCATACGCACGTCTCCGATATCCTTCTGCGAGGGGCGTTCACACAGGATCGGGGCCTGTACGACTGGTTGTTCAACGTGAAACAACCCGCACTCTTCGAGATGGGTCCCGAAGAGCACGCGCTCGCGGCGCGGTTGTACTGTATCGAGGCGTTACGGTCGGGAACGACGACGTTCGTCGAGAACGACACGGCGCTCGACTGGACGGACCTCGAGCCGACCCGACGCAAGCTCGACGTATACGACGAGATGGGTGTTCGGAACGTCTACGGCGCCGGTATCAGGGACCTCGCGCCGGACGAAGGGTTCGAACAACTGTTCGAGGACGTCACTGCGCGTGATCCCGATGTCCCCCATCCGGGTCCCGACGCGCTCGTCGTCGAGACCGACGACGCCCTCGAGGACACCGTGGCTCTCATCGAGGAGTTTCACGACCCTGCGGGCAGACAATCGGTCTGGCCGGCGCCCGCAACGCTCGCGACGACCACGGCGGACGCTCTCCGGGGCGCGTATCGGCTCGCCGAGCGGTACGACGTGATGACGACCACCCACGTCGCGGAGGCGAAAGCCGAGGTGCGCGAGCGCGGCGCGCTCTCGAGCATCGAGTATCTCCGCAACATCGGCTGTCTCGGCGACCGCGCACTGCTCGGTCACTGCGTCCAGACTGACGCCCGCGACGTCCGACTGCTCGCACGGTCCGGAACGGCGGTCGTGCACAACTACCGGGCGAACATGCGGCTGGCGACCGGGTTCGCACCGGTCGTCTCGATGCTCGACAAGGGCGTACTGACGGCGATCGGGACGGACAACTCGATCCTGAACGACACCGTCAACCCCCTTTCTGACGCCGGTGGCGTCGCGACGGCACACAAGGGCTTCCATCGGGACCCCGGTGTCGTTCCCGCCCAACGGGCGTTCGATATGGTGACCCGCGATGCCGCTACGGCTATCGGACGCGCCGATACTCTCGGTTCGATAGAGTCGGGCAAGCAGGCCGATATTGCCGTCTTGGATCTCGACGAACCACATCTCACCCCGTCGCCGGATCCCGTCCACGCGCTCGTCTACGGCACCCGGGGCTCCGAAGTGGAAACCGTCCTCTGTGCGGGAACTGTTGTCATGGAGGATCGCGAGATCACCGGGATCGACGGGGAACTGCCCGCGGTTCTTGCGGCGGCCACGGCGGCCGCCGAGGACCTCGTCGGGAGAGCGAACATCGCATAG
- a CDS encoding guanosine monophosphate reductase: MNDLRTGLSYGDVLLVPKRSSVYSRTDIDLSTTLTPTVQLDMPLVSAAMDTVTEADLAIELARAGGFGVLHRFLTADEQAAQVTRVKTADEQVGAAIGIDEDYVARSGAVVDAGVDALVVDVAHGHLERTLDAVETLSVEFPDTDLVAGNVATPAGVEDLAAAGADCVKVGIGPGSHCTTRKVAGAGVPQLTAIDDCATAAADLDVTICADGGIRTSGDAVKALMAGADTVMLGSLFAGTEEVPGAVIEVDGTRYKRSRGMATTAAAEDREDKQNDVSADEGVEALSPYKGPIAAVAEEFCAGLRSGLSYCGGHTIPKARETAEFIRVAQSAKEREGFHADQDWEGITADSEVTQTPDSAFETTAENDE, from the coding sequence ATGAACGATTTGCGCACCGGCTTGAGTTACGGCGATGTCCTGTTAGTACCGAAGCGGTCATCTGTTTACAGTCGGACCGACATCGATCTCTCGACGACACTCACCCCGACTGTGCAACTGGATATGCCGCTCGTCTCGGCCGCGATGGATACCGTTACGGAAGCCGACCTGGCGATCGAACTCGCTCGTGCCGGGGGATTCGGGGTTCTCCACCGGTTCCTCACCGCCGATGAACAGGCCGCACAGGTCACACGAGTGAAAACCGCGGACGAACAAGTCGGCGCCGCCATCGGTATCGATGAAGATTACGTCGCACGCTCCGGTGCCGTGGTTGACGCTGGTGTGGACGCACTCGTCGTTGACGTCGCGCACGGACATCTCGAACGGACGCTCGACGCCGTCGAAACCCTCTCCGTGGAGTTCCCTGATACGGACCTCGTTGCCGGCAACGTCGCGACGCCTGCAGGCGTCGAGGACCTCGCTGCTGCCGGTGCCGACTGCGTGAAAGTCGGTATCGGACCCGGCTCTCACTGCACCACCCGAAAGGTCGCCGGTGCCGGCGTCCCCCAGCTGACCGCCATCGATGACTGTGCAACAGCGGCTGCGGATCTGGATGTCACTATCTGTGCGGACGGTGGAATTCGTACCTCGGGCGATGCGGTCAAGGCACTGATGGCCGGGGCGGATACCGTGATGCTCGGGAGCCTCTTTGCCGGTACCGAGGAAGTACCTGGCGCGGTCATCGAAGTCGATGGAACGCGGTACAAGCGGTCCCGAGGGATGGCAACCACGGCAGCGGCGGAGGACCGTGAGGACAAGCAGAACGACGTCAGTGCCGACGAAGGAGTCGAAGCCCTCTCTCCATACAAAGGGCCAATCGCTGCTGTGGCCGAGGAGTTCTGTGCCGGGCTCCGCTCAGGGCTTTCCTATTGTGGCGGCCATACGATCCCGAAGGCCCGTGAAACGGCCGAATTCATCCGGGTCGCCCAAAGCGCGAAAGAACGCGAAGGGTTCCATGCCGATCAGGACTGGGAAGGCATCACCGCAGATAGTGAGGTAACACAGACACCCGATTCCGCTTTCGAAACGACCGCCGAAAACGACGAGTGA
- a CDS encoding xanthine dehydrogenase family protein molybdopterin-binding subunit has protein sequence MSRTDEPHEDDQQQSSSAETDHPLEWAETPNNRKAESDRRAISKREEKTDARKIVTGESKYTADYAQNYPDLAEAAVLRSEIAHGYVTEIDTSAAEAMDGVHAVITPDSETVPDAVYTSAGQSYPEPSPWDLHVLRRTVRFVGDPIAAVAAENGDIADRAIRTIDVTYDELDAVFDPEDAMKPDAPRIHDPDRVENAQPGADYERNVEAHTEGEIGDVDAAFEEAETREDWVVTETEWETPYQSHCVPEPHTTIAHRDEDNRFHLVTSTQVPYHTRRQLAHLFDVPIRDVRVTKPRIGAGFGSKQSMLIEPITVALMLAADRPVKLEATRREEFYAMRSRRPARIRLRSVVTDEGDIEALDMSAITNSGAYGPHGLTVTGSIATKPLPLYTHTPNIRFEMKAVHTNLPIGGAIRGYGAPQGHFALEGHMDEVAHELGMDPLELRSRNHIQKGDLDTASGVTTNGEHVRRIRSCGLDECIARGKAAIGWDDVKQPDEEHLHRACGVALTAQKSGVAGDELGAAHIKMNEDGSFILQTGAVDIGPGADTAMAQITAEVLGVEPEDVLVQPSDTDISPFDYGAYASSTTYVTGSAVKKAAEDARDQLLEFASRMLDESAEALETRDGAVLSERTGESVTMEEIGYESIYGDELRAQVMGQASFSTDESPPPFGAQFADVTVDEETGEFEIHELVFAVDCGVAINPDLAEGQVDGAMHMSYELATSAGLSFDEDGTPETLGFRDYGMPTTADQPPLESILVETHEPTGPFGAKSVAEIPVNAVPPALSNAIRRAVGVRISELPITAEKIRAKLDEN, from the coding sequence GTGAGTAGAACCGACGAGCCGCACGAGGACGACCAGCAACAGTCCTCGTCGGCCGAGACCGACCATCCCCTCGAATGGGCCGAAACGCCGAACAATAGAAAGGCAGAGAGCGATCGACGGGCCATTTCCAAACGCGAGGAGAAAACCGACGCCCGCAAGATCGTCACGGGCGAGTCGAAATACACCGCCGATTACGCGCAGAACTATCCCGATCTCGCCGAGGCGGCGGTCCTGCGCTCGGAGATCGCCCACGGGTACGTGACCGAAATCGATACGAGCGCCGCCGAGGCCATGGATGGCGTCCACGCGGTCATCACACCGGACTCCGAGACGGTGCCCGATGCGGTGTACACCTCCGCGGGACAGTCGTATCCCGAACCGAGCCCGTGGGATCTGCACGTACTCCGGCGGACGGTGCGTTTCGTCGGCGATCCGATCGCCGCCGTCGCCGCCGAGAACGGCGATATCGCCGACAGAGCCATCAGGACGATCGACGTCACGTACGACGAGTTGGACGCCGTTTTCGATCCCGAAGATGCGATGAAGCCTGACGCGCCGCGGATACACGATCCCGACCGGGTGGAGAACGCCCAGCCGGGTGCGGACTACGAACGAAACGTCGAGGCTCACACTGAAGGCGAGATCGGCGACGTCGATGCGGCGTTCGAGGAGGCCGAAACCCGCGAGGATTGGGTCGTCACCGAAACCGAGTGGGAAACACCGTACCAATCCCACTGCGTGCCCGAGCCGCACACGACCATCGCCCACCGCGACGAGGACAACCGGTTTCACCTCGTCACGAGCACGCAGGTGCCGTACCACACGCGCCGGCAGCTCGCGCACCTGTTCGACGTTCCGATTCGAGACGTCCGGGTAACGAAACCGCGGATCGGCGCCGGGTTCGGCTCCAAGCAGTCGATGCTGATCGAACCCATCACGGTGGCGTTGATGCTCGCGGCCGACCGGCCCGTGAAACTGGAGGCCACGCGCCGAGAGGAGTTCTACGCGATGCGCTCGCGGCGTCCCGCCCGCATCCGTCTGCGAAGCGTCGTCACCGACGAGGGCGACATCGAGGCACTCGACATGTCGGCGATCACGAACTCCGGTGCGTACGGTCCCCATGGACTGACGGTAACCGGTTCGATCGCGACGAAACCGCTGCCGCTGTACACGCACACGCCGAACATCCGATTCGAGATGAAAGCCGTGCACACGAACCTCCCGATCGGGGGTGCGATACGCGGCTACGGGGCTCCCCAAGGCCATTTCGCGCTCGAAGGGCACATGGACGAAGTCGCCCACGAACTGGGAATGGACCCCCTCGAACTCCGCTCGCGAAACCACATCCAGAAAGGAGATCTCGACACCGCGTCGGGTGTCACGACGAACGGCGAACACGTCCGCCGGATTCGCTCGTGCGGTCTCGACGAGTGCATCGCCCGCGGGAAGGCCGCCATCGGCTGGGACGACGTCAAACAGCCCGACGAGGAGCACCTCCATCGGGCCTGCGGCGTCGCCCTCACCGCACAGAAAAGCGGCGTCGCCGGCGACGAACTCGGCGCCGCACACATCAAGATGAACGAGGACGGCTCGTTCATCCTCCAGACCGGGGCCGTCGATATCGGGCCGGGAGCCGACACCGCGATGGCCCAGATCACCGCCGAAGTGCTCGGAGTCGAACCAGAAGACGTCCTCGTTCAGCCATCGGACACCGATATCTCGCCGTTCGATTACGGTGCGTACGCCTCCTCGACGACGTACGTCACCGGGAGCGCGGTCAAGAAGGCCGCCGAGGACGCACGCGACCAACTGCTCGAGTTCGCCTCGCGGATGCTCGACGAATCGGCGGAGGCGCTCGAAACGCGCGACGGAGCGGTGCTCTCCGAACGGACGGGCGAGTCGGTCACGATGGAGGAGATCGGCTACGAGTCGATCTACGGCGACGAACTGCGTGCACAGGTGATGGGACAGGCGAGCTTCTCGACGGACGAATCGCCGCCGCCCTTCGGCGCGCAGTTCGCGGACGTGACCGTGGACGAGGAAACCGGCGAGTTCGAGATCCACGAACTCGTCTTCGCGGTCGACTGCGGCGTCGCGATCAATCCGGACCTCGCCGAGGGACAAGTCGACGGCGCGATGCACATGAGCTACGAGCTGGCTACCTCCGCGGGCCTCTCGTTTGACGAGGACGGCACGCCCGAGACGCTCGGCTTTCGCGACTACGGAATGCCGACGACGGCCGATCAGCCCCCCCTCGAATCGATCCTCGTCGAAACCCACGAGCCGACGGGACCGTTCGGCGCGAAGTCCGTCGCCGAGATCCCCGTTAACGCCGTTCCTCCGGCGTTGAGTAACGCGATTCGTCGGGCGGTCGGGGTTCGGATCAGCGAGCTGCCGATCACCGCCGAGAAGATACGGGCGAAACTCGACGAGAACTGA
- a CDS encoding four-carbon acid sugar kinase family protein — translation MPHTLVVADDLTGATDTAHAFAKRGYETAVQVDSDRTPPDATVLAVTTDSRYVDPEIAADRVRGAIETTDTRAVYKKVDSTLRGNVVSEIRGAMSYGFDLALFAPASPALGRITAGGYHLVDGQLLTDTEYADDPNGPPNAHLPTLLAEAESPIEPLGVEVVAAGSESIHEALAEVPSGALVACDTTHERHLEAIARTDSELDGPTLYVGSAGLAAHVAVSGELDSEPRRIAGDGGSLGIVGSVSERSLDQLSTLPTEWVLALDPEEMLADPEDAGRKAGQRTTKRLANGEHTVVTAAQDREAVDRTLELGREGGLDDEVTKTRVANALASAARTGIEEAAGLFVTGGNVAMAVFDALEVRALCLSGEEIEAGIPVSRLDGGIADGTPAVTKAGGFGHEGTVINCLRFLGNDHE, via the coding sequence ATGCCACACACGTTGGTCGTCGCAGACGACCTCACCGGTGCGACCGACACCGCCCACGCGTTCGCGAAACGAGGTTACGAGACGGCGGTACAGGTCGACTCCGACCGAACACCACCGGATGCGACCGTCCTCGCGGTCACTACCGACTCCCGGTACGTCGACCCCGAGATCGCCGCAGACCGGGTCCGAGGGGCGATCGAAACGACCGACACGAGGGCCGTCTATAAGAAGGTCGACTCGACGCTTCGGGGGAACGTCGTCTCCGAGATCCGGGGTGCGATGTCCTATGGCTTCGATCTCGCCCTCTTCGCGCCCGCCTCGCCCGCTCTCGGCCGGATCACGGCTGGCGGCTACCACCTCGTCGACGGTCAGTTACTTACTGATACCGAATACGCAGACGACCCGAACGGTCCTCCGAATGCGCACCTGCCGACGCTCTTGGCCGAAGCCGAGTCTCCCATCGAACCTCTCGGAGTCGAAGTCGTCGCCGCCGGATCTGAATCGATTCACGAGGCGCTCGCCGAGGTTCCGTCCGGCGCGCTCGTCGCCTGTGACACGACCCACGAGCGGCACCTCGAAGCGATCGCACGGACGGACAGCGAACTCGACGGCCCGACGCTCTACGTCGGGAGCGCCGGCCTCGCCGCACACGTTGCCGTTTCGGGCGAACTCGATAGCGAGCCCCGCCGAATCGCCGGCGACGGAGGATCTCTGGGGATCGTTGGCAGCGTCAGCGAGCGCTCGTTGGACCAACTCTCGACCCTACCTACCGAGTGGGTACTCGCGCTCGACCCCGAGGAGATGCTCGCCGATCCCGAGGATGCGGGCCGGAAGGCGGGCCAGCGGACCACGAAACGTCTCGCAAACGGCGAGCACACCGTCGTCACGGCCGCACAGGACCGGGAGGCGGTCGATCGAACGCTCGAACTCGGTCGGGAGGGCGGCCTCGACGACGAGGTGACCAAAACGCGGGTCGCCAACGCGCTCGCGAGCGCTGCGCGGACGGGGATCGAGGAGGCGGCTGGGCTGTTCGTTACCGGTGGGAACGTCGCGATGGCCGTCTTCGATGCGCTGGAGGTGAGAGCGCTTTGTCTTTCGGGCGAGGAGATCGAGGCGGGAATCCCGGTCAGTCGGCTCGACGGTGGAATCGCTGACGGCACCCCAGCCGTCACGAAGGCGGGTGGGTTCGGACACGAGGGAACAGTAATTAACTGCCTGCGATTCCTCGGTAACGACCATGAGTAA